In a genomic window of Nesterenkonia halotolerans:
- a CDS encoding carbohydrate ABC transporter permease, with the protein MSVVAELQQLRKTPKGERRKNKDNLPGHLFLLPWTVGLFGITLFPMAASLYLAFTDYNLLQSPEWIGIDNITRMISDDRLHNSLQVTFTYVFIGVPIQLAVSLAIAMLLDRGMRALPFYRSVFYLPSMLGASVAIAVLWRQIFGYSGLINQLLEMVGIEGRGWVSSPDTALATLIILHVWTFGAPMVIFLAGLRQIPDMFYEAASIDGASRFKQFFTITIPLLTPIIFFNLVLQLIGAFQNFTQAFVVSGGTGGPADSTLFYTLYLYQQGFNRFDMGYASAMAWLLVLIISAITVVNFWLSKYWVHYDD; encoded by the coding sequence ATGAGTGTCGTCGCTGAGCTCCAGCAGCTGCGCAAGACGCCCAAGGGCGAACGGCGCAAGAACAAGGACAACCTTCCGGGGCACCTGTTCCTGCTGCCGTGGACCGTCGGCCTGTTCGGCATCACACTGTTTCCGATGGCCGCTTCTCTTTACCTGGCCTTCACGGACTACAACCTGCTCCAGTCGCCCGAGTGGATCGGAATCGACAACATCACGCGGATGATCAGTGATGATCGTCTGCACAATTCACTCCAGGTGACCTTCACGTACGTCTTCATCGGCGTGCCGATCCAGCTGGCAGTGTCGCTGGCGATCGCCATGTTGCTGGACCGGGGGATGAGGGCGCTTCCGTTCTACCGTTCGGTCTTCTACCTGCCCTCCATGCTGGGTGCTTCTGTGGCCATCGCGGTTCTGTGGCGTCAGATCTTCGGCTATTCAGGTCTGATCAATCAGCTGCTCGAGATGGTGGGCATCGAGGGGCGTGGCTGGGTCTCCAGTCCCGACACCGCTCTTGCCACACTGATCATTCTTCATGTCTGGACGTTCGGCGCACCCATGGTGATCTTCCTTGCCGGGCTGCGTCAGATTCCAGACATGTTCTACGAAGCGGCCTCCATCGATGGAGCGAGCCGGTTCAAGCAGTTCTTCACGATCACCATTCCGCTGCTCACACCGATCATCTTCTTCAACCTGGTGCTGCAGCTCATCGGAGCCTTCCAGAACTTCACTCAGGCCTTCGTGGTCTCGGGTGGTACGGGCGGCCCGGCAGATTCCACGCTGTTCTACACGCTGTATCTGTACCAGCAGGGCTTCAACCGATTCGACATGGGCTATGCCTCGGCCATGGCGTGGTTGTTGGTCCTGATCATCTCCGCCATCACGGTGGTCAACTTCTGGCTCTCGAAATACTGGGTGCACTACGATGACTGA